A section of the Citrobacter farmeri genome encodes:
- a CDS encoding helix-turn-helix transcriptional regulator — protein MQIIMFDRQSIFIHGMKISLQQRIPGVSIQGVSQADELWYKLEENPEALLMLDGDLDGEFCRWLLQKTVQQFPLVKTLIIATDCGKKGLQELAQYNVLAIIPRDSEPEKFALAINSVAMGMMLLPGEWLTTPPTECRDINTLSTRQREILAMLASGESNKEIGRALNISTGTVKAHLESLYRRLDVKNRTQAAMLLVQS, from the coding sequence TTTACAACAGCGAATTCCAGGAGTGAGTATTCAGGGTGTCAGTCAGGCCGATGAACTCTGGTACAAACTGGAAGAGAACCCGGAAGCCCTGCTTATGCTGGATGGCGATCTTGACGGCGAATTTTGCCGTTGGCTTCTGCAAAAAACGGTGCAACAGTTCCCACTCGTCAAAACCTTAATCATCGCGACAGACTGCGGTAAAAAAGGGTTGCAGGAACTGGCGCAATATAACGTATTGGCCATTATTCCACGTGATTCTGAGCCGGAAAAATTTGCGCTGGCGATCAACAGCGTCGCGATGGGGATGATGTTGCTACCCGGCGAATGGTTAACGACGCCGCCCACGGAATGCCGCGATATTAATACGCTAAGCACTCGTCAACGAGAGATTTTAGCAATGCTGGCGTCAGGTGAGTCAAATAAGGAAATTGGCCGCGCACTAAATATCAGCACCGGAACGGTGAAGGCGCATCTTGAATCACTTTATCGCCGACTGGATGTGAAAAATCGTACCCAGGCGGCCATGCTGTTGGTTCAGTCGTAA